One genomic window of Salvia miltiorrhiza cultivar Shanhuang (shh) chromosome 4, IMPLAD_Smil_shh, whole genome shotgun sequence includes the following:
- the LOC131021388 gene encoding pollen receptor-like kinase 1 produces MMVQRHVLSEPTRSSSPIFLLLLLFHNLAVSHSQSDAQLLLKFKASLRNTAALADWTPSQPPCSGWKGVLCASGHVWGLQLENMGLHGLIDVETLAKLSDLRSLSFKNNDFQGSLPNLTRHGALKTVFLSNNKFSGEIPDTAFYGMQSLKKLHLANNKFTGAIPATLATLPRLIELTLQDNEFEGQIPNFRQQGLKNFNVSNNRLAGQIPQSLSHLDASSFYGNEALCGAPLDQACPSNADDKGGSHHRRFPETTIAVVAILLGAALIALLGVCIFFVCRKKRSQQGGASASAAATPAATADLNEMERGAGAAAAGGSESGKPSVRLLTFLKEDSEKFDMQELLKASAEVLGSSVFGSTYKAGLNGKKMTVKRFKHMNQVSKEDFNEHMRRLGRMSHQNVQPIVAFYYKKEEKLLVAEFAHNVSLAARLHANDHPSLDWATRLKIVKGVAKGLLYLHNELPSLTPAHGHLKASNVLLDAAFSPLLTDYGLIPIVNKEQAQENMVAYKSPEYKETGKLTKKTDVWSFGYLILEILTGKSGVEQQAEVDLAAWVETAVADDTPVFDPEMGGSNHGQGEMMKLLKIGLSCCQADADSRPEIREVVEKVEEIKEKEFDEDFYSSYASESDMRSSRGLSDDFKSINI; encoded by the exons ATGATGGTTCAACGCCATGTCCTTTCCGAGCCCACACGCTCCTCCTCTCcgatcttcctcctcctcctcctcttccacaATCTCGCCGTCTCACATAGTCAATCCGATGCCCAACTCCTGCTCAAGTTCAAGGCATCTCTCCGGAACACGGCCGCCTTGGCCGATTGGACCCCCTCCCAGCCCCCCTGCAGCGGCTGGAAGGGCGTTCTGTGCGCCAGCGGCCACGTCTGGGGCCTGCAGCTCGAGAACATGGGCTTGCATGGGCTGATCGACGTCGAAACCCTAGCCAAATTGTCCGATTTGAGAAGTCTCAGCTTCAAGAACAACGACTTTCAGGGCTCCTTGCCCAATCTCACCCGCCACGGCGCCCTTAAGACCGTCTTTTTGTCTAACAACAAGTTTTCCGGTGAGATTCCCGACACCGCTTTCTATGGGatgcaatccttgaagaagctTCACTTGGCTAACAACAAGTTCACCGGCGCCATTCCGGCCACCTTGGCCACGCTGCCTAGGTTGATAGAATTGACGCTGCAAGACAATGAATTTGAAGGTCAAATACCCAATTTCCGGCAGCAAGGCTTGAAAAATTTCAATGTCTCCAATAATAGATTGGCTGGCCAAATCCCTCAAAGCCTCAGCCATTTAGATGCTTCCTCGTTCTATG GCAACGAAGCCCTATGCGGAGCCCCGCTTGATCAGGCATGCCCCTCCAACGCCGACGATAAAGGCGGCAGCCACCACCGGCGGTTCCCGGAGACAACGATCGCGGTAGTGGCGATCCTGCTGGGGGCAGCACTGATAGCCCTTTTAGGAGTGTGCATCTTCTTCGTCTGCCGCAAGAAAAGGTCCCAGCAAGGCGGGGCCTCTGCCTCGGCCGCCGCCACCCCGGCCGCAACGGCAGATTTGAACGAAATGGAAAGAGGTGCGGGTGCGGCAGCAGCAGGCGGGTCGGAGAGCGGGAAGCCAAGCGTGAGGCTGCTGACATTCCTGAAGGAAGATTCAGAGAAATTCGACATGCAGGAGCTGCTGAAGGCGTCGGCGGAGGTCCTGGGCAGCAGCGTGTTCGGGTCGACATACAAGGCGGGGCTGAACGGGAAGAAGATGACTGTGAAGAGATTCAAGCACATGAACCAAGTGAGCAAAGAAGACTTCAACGAGCACATGAGAAGGCTGGGGCGCATGAGCCATCAGAATGTGCAGCCCATTGTGGCATTCTACTACAAGAAGGAGGAGAAGCTCCTCGTAGCCGAGTTCGCCCACAATGTCAGCCTCGCCGCCAGACTTCACGCCAATGACCATCCATCCCTCGACTGGGCAACGCGCCTCAAAATCGTCAAAGGAGTGGCCAAAGGGCTTCTCTACCTCCACAACGAGCTGCCCAGCCTCACTCCGGCGCACGGCCACCTCAAGGCGTCCAACGTGCTCCTCGACGCCGCCTTCAGCCCTCTCCTCACCGACTACGGGTTAATACCCATCGTCAACAAAGAGCAAGCCCAAGAGAACATGGTCGCCTACAAGTCCCCCGAGTACAAGGAAACCGGCAAGCTCACCAAGAAAACCGACGTCTGGAGCTTCGGATACTTGATACTCGAAATCCTCACGGGGAAGTCCGGCGTAGAGCAGCAGGCCGAGGTGGACCTCGCCGCCTGGGTGGAGACGGCCGTCGCGGACGACACGCCCGTGTTTGATCCGGAGATGGGCGGGAGTAATCACGGGCAGGGCGAGATGATGAAGCTCTTGAAAATAGGGTTGAGCTGCTGCCAGGCCGACGCCGATAGTCGGCCGGAGATAAGGGAGGTGGTGGAGAAGGTGGAGGAGATCAAGGAGAAGGAATTCGATGAGGATTTCTACTCGTCGTACGCCAGCGAAAGTGACATGCGATCATCCAGAGGATTATCTGATGATTTCAAGTCCATCAATATATAG